The following proteins are encoded in a genomic region of Brachypodium distachyon strain Bd21 chromosome 1, Brachypodium_distachyon_v3.0, whole genome shotgun sequence:
- the LOC100832803 gene encoding transcription factor BHLH062 translates to MVAMGSGNVSAATVSDGSAEKIVRGPVSDNKCKKKAPRKIHKAEREKHKRDKLNDLFGDLGNMLEADRQNNGKACILTDTTRILRDLLSQLESLRKENSTLLNESHYVTMERDELQDENSVLRNEILELQNELAMQVASNQGWGHGATTGSPLPVSHATSTVFPAQQPPSITGAVFPLQQLTAIAQSYAAPPRELKLFPDAASVEGLEQSEHQEALNHVARPQARYPTESASWPVSLGLPRMEDEQCSSSTTGSSKEASSGSD, encoded by the exons ATGGTCGCCATGGGGAGCGGAAacgtctccgccgccaccgtcagcGACGGCTCAGCCGAGAAGATCGTGCGCGG GCCTGTCTCGGACAACAAGTGCAAGAAGAAGGCCCCCAGGAAGATCCACAAGGCCGAGAGGGAGAAGCATAAGCGCGACAAGCTTAATGATCTCTTCGGTGACCTCGGCAATATGCTAG AAGCAGATAGGCAGAACAATGGGAAAGCATGCATATTGACTGACACCACTCGAATACTTCGAGATCTGCTTTCTCAACTAGAATCTCTCCGAAAGGAAAATAGCACCCTGCTAAACGAATCTCATTAT GTTACAATGGAGAGGGACGAGCTGCAGGATGAGAACAGTGTGCTCCGCAACGAGATTTTGGAGCTACAAAACGAGCTGGCGATGCAGGTTGCGAGCAATCAAGGTTGGGGCCATGGCGCTACTACTGGGTCGCCTCTCCCAGTTTCTCACGCTACAAGCACAGTTTTCCCGGCGCAGCAGCCACCCAGCATCACGGGCGCAGTATTCCCCTTGCAACAGCTAACAGCCATTGCGCAATCCTATGCCGCACCACCACGGGAACTCAAGCTCTTCCCAGATGCGGCATCTGTGGAAGGCCTTGAACAATCAGAACACCAGGAGGCCTTGAACCATGTTGCTCGGCCGCAGGCAAGGTACCCAACCGAGTCAGCATCTTGGCCTGTAAGCCTGGGCCTTCCTAGGATGGAAGATGAACAGTGTAGCAGTAGCACAACCGGCAGTAGCAAGGAAGCAAGTTCAGGTAGTGACTGA
- the LOC100833114 gene encoding probable methyltransferase PMT2 isoform X2, whose translation MARSPIENKTRTILFVVVVFGLCSFFYLLGVWQRSGFGRGDSIAAVVNEQTKCVRLPNLNFETHHSASDLPNYTASYEVKSFEPCHAEYTDYTPCEEQKRAMTFPRDNMIYRERHCPPEKEKLYCLIPAPKGYVAPFPWPKSRDYVFYANVPHKSLTVEKAIQNWVHYEGNVFRFPGGGTQFPQGADKYIDHLASVIPINEGKVRTALDTGCGVASLGAYLLKKNVLTVSFAPKDNHESQVQFALERGVPAYIGVLGSIKLPFPSRVFDMAHCSRCLIPWSGSDGMYMMEVDRVLRPGGYWILSGPPIGWKIHYKGWQRTKDDLRNEQRKIERFAELLCWKKISEKDGIAIWRKRLNDKSCPRKQDNSKVGKCELTSDNDVWYKKMEVCITPLPEVKSVSEVAGGQLQPFPQRLNAVPPRIALGSVPGFSVQSYQEDNKLWQKHVNGYKKTNDLLDTGRYRNIMDMNAGLGSFAAVLESTKLWVMNVVPTIADASTLGVIYERGLIGMYHDWCEGFSTYPRTYDLIHANDVFSLYQNKCKFEDILLEMDRILRPEGAVIIRDKVDALVKVEKIANAMRWKTRLANHESGPHVSEKILFAVKQYWATESKSH comes from the exons ATGGCTCGGAGTCCAATTGAGAACAAGACCAGAACCATTTTATTTGTAGTTGTAGTATTTGGCCTTTGTTCCTTCTTCTACCTCCTTGGTGTATGGCAACGAAGTGGTTTTGGAAGAGGGGATAGCATAGCAGCTGTGGTGAATGAGCAGACCAAATGTGTGAGACTGCCAAATCTGAATTTTGAGACCCACCATAGCGCATCTGATCTTCCTAACTACACTGCCAGTTATGAAGTTAAAAGTTTTGAGCCATGTCATGCCGAATACACTGATTACACTCCCTGCGAGGAGCAAAAGCGTGCAATGACCTTCCCTAGGGATAACATGATATATCGGGAGAGGCATTGCCCACCTGAAAAGGAAAAGCTTTACTGTCTGATTCCAGCACCAAAGGGTTATGTTGCTCCTTTTCCGTGGCCGAAAAGTCGTGATTATGTTTTTTATGCCAATGTACCACACAAGAGCCTTACAGTTGAAAAGGCTATCCAAAACTGGGTGCACTATGAGGGCAATGTCTTCAGGTTTCCTGGTGGTGGAACACAATTTCCTCAAGGTGCAGACAAGTACATAGACCACCTTGCTTCTGTTATCCCAATTAATGAAGGGAAAGTGAGAACTGCACTTGACACTGGTTGCGGG GTTGCCAGCCTGGGTGCTTACCTGTTGAAGAAAAATGTTTTGACTGTGTCATTTGCACCAAAGGATAATCATGAATCACAAGTACAGTTTGCACTGGAGAGAGGTGTCCCTGCATATATCGGTGTCCTTGGATCAATAAAGCTCCCATTTCCATCTCGAGTATTTGACATGGCGCATTGCTCCAGATGTTTAATACCATGGAGCGGAAGTG ATGGTATGTACATGATGGAAGTCGATAGAGTACTTAGGCCCGGTGGGTACTGGATACTCTCAGGGCCACCGATAGGTTGGAAGATACACTATAAGGGATGGCAACGGACCAAAGATGATCTTCGGAATGAGCAGAGAAAAATAGAGCGATTCGCAGAACTTCTCTGCTGGAAGAAGATTTCTGAGAAGGATGGTATTGCCATATGGAGAAAGAGATTAAATGACAAGTCTTGCCCCAGGAAGCAAGACAATTCAAAAGTTGGCAAATGTGAGTTGACAAGCGACAATGATGTATG GTATAAGAAAATGGAAGTCTGTATAACTCCCCTTCCTGAGGTTAAAAGTGTGTCAGAGGTTGCTGGTGGTCAACTACAACCATTTCCCCAGAGGCTCAATGCAGTACCTCCTCGGATAGCGTTAGGTTCTGTACCAGGGTTCTCAGTTCAATCATATCAGGAGGACAATAAACTCTGGCAGAAACATGTTAACGGTTACAAAAAAACTAATGACTTGCTTGATACTGGAAGATACCGCAACATAATGGACATGAATGCGGGTCTTGGTAGTTTTGCCGCTGTACTAGAGTCCACAAAGTTGTGGGTCATGAATGTCGTTCCGACCATTGCAGATGCTTCCACTTTAGGTGTAATTTATGAGCGAGGATTAATAGGCATGTATCACGACTG GTGTGAAGGGTTTTCTACTTACCCAAGGACATATGACCTCATACATGCTAATGATGTCTTCAGTTTATACCAGAACAA GTGTAAGTTCGAAGATATACTCCTGGAAATGGACCGGATCTTACGTCCAGAGGGGGCAGTTATAATCCGTGACAAGGTTGATGCTCTTGTAAAGGTGGAGAAAATAGCCAACGCCATGAGATGGAAAACGAGATTGGCCAACCATGAGAGTGGGCCTCATGTGTCTGAGAAGATACTCTTTGCAGTTAAGCAATACTGGGCTACCGAAAGCAAGAGCCACTAA
- the LOC100833114 gene encoding probable methyltransferase PMT2 isoform X1 — MIILLGGVGMARSPIENKTRTILFVVVVFGLCSFFYLLGVWQRSGFGRGDSIAAVVNEQTKCVRLPNLNFETHHSASDLPNYTASYEVKSFEPCHAEYTDYTPCEEQKRAMTFPRDNMIYRERHCPPEKEKLYCLIPAPKGYVAPFPWPKSRDYVFYANVPHKSLTVEKAIQNWVHYEGNVFRFPGGGTQFPQGADKYIDHLASVIPINEGKVRTALDTGCGVASLGAYLLKKNVLTVSFAPKDNHESQVQFALERGVPAYIGVLGSIKLPFPSRVFDMAHCSRCLIPWSGSDGMYMMEVDRVLRPGGYWILSGPPIGWKIHYKGWQRTKDDLRNEQRKIERFAELLCWKKISEKDGIAIWRKRLNDKSCPRKQDNSKVGKCELTSDNDVWYKKMEVCITPLPEVKSVSEVAGGQLQPFPQRLNAVPPRIALGSVPGFSVQSYQEDNKLWQKHVNGYKKTNDLLDTGRYRNIMDMNAGLGSFAAVLESTKLWVMNVVPTIADASTLGVIYERGLIGMYHDWCEGFSTYPRTYDLIHANDVFSLYQNKCKFEDILLEMDRILRPEGAVIIRDKVDALVKVEKIANAMRWKTRLANHESGPHVSEKILFAVKQYWATESKSH; from the exons ATGATAATTCTCTTAGGTGGTGTTGGTATGGCTCGGAGTCCAATTGAGAACAAGACCAGAACCATTTTATTTGTAGTTGTAGTATTTGGCCTTTGTTCCTTCTTCTACCTCCTTGGTGTATGGCAACGAAGTGGTTTTGGAAGAGGGGATAGCATAGCAGCTGTGGTGAATGAGCAGACCAAATGTGTGAGACTGCCAAATCTGAATTTTGAGACCCACCATAGCGCATCTGATCTTCCTAACTACACTGCCAGTTATGAAGTTAAAAGTTTTGAGCCATGTCATGCCGAATACACTGATTACACTCCCTGCGAGGAGCAAAAGCGTGCAATGACCTTCCCTAGGGATAACATGATATATCGGGAGAGGCATTGCCCACCTGAAAAGGAAAAGCTTTACTGTCTGATTCCAGCACCAAAGGGTTATGTTGCTCCTTTTCCGTGGCCGAAAAGTCGTGATTATGTTTTTTATGCCAATGTACCACACAAGAGCCTTACAGTTGAAAAGGCTATCCAAAACTGGGTGCACTATGAGGGCAATGTCTTCAGGTTTCCTGGTGGTGGAACACAATTTCCTCAAGGTGCAGACAAGTACATAGACCACCTTGCTTCTGTTATCCCAATTAATGAAGGGAAAGTGAGAACTGCACTTGACACTGGTTGCGGG GTTGCCAGCCTGGGTGCTTACCTGTTGAAGAAAAATGTTTTGACTGTGTCATTTGCACCAAAGGATAATCATGAATCACAAGTACAGTTTGCACTGGAGAGAGGTGTCCCTGCATATATCGGTGTCCTTGGATCAATAAAGCTCCCATTTCCATCTCGAGTATTTGACATGGCGCATTGCTCCAGATGTTTAATACCATGGAGCGGAAGTG ATGGTATGTACATGATGGAAGTCGATAGAGTACTTAGGCCCGGTGGGTACTGGATACTCTCAGGGCCACCGATAGGTTGGAAGATACACTATAAGGGATGGCAACGGACCAAAGATGATCTTCGGAATGAGCAGAGAAAAATAGAGCGATTCGCAGAACTTCTCTGCTGGAAGAAGATTTCTGAGAAGGATGGTATTGCCATATGGAGAAAGAGATTAAATGACAAGTCTTGCCCCAGGAAGCAAGACAATTCAAAAGTTGGCAAATGTGAGTTGACAAGCGACAATGATGTATG GTATAAGAAAATGGAAGTCTGTATAACTCCCCTTCCTGAGGTTAAAAGTGTGTCAGAGGTTGCTGGTGGTCAACTACAACCATTTCCCCAGAGGCTCAATGCAGTACCTCCTCGGATAGCGTTAGGTTCTGTACCAGGGTTCTCAGTTCAATCATATCAGGAGGACAATAAACTCTGGCAGAAACATGTTAACGGTTACAAAAAAACTAATGACTTGCTTGATACTGGAAGATACCGCAACATAATGGACATGAATGCGGGTCTTGGTAGTTTTGCCGCTGTACTAGAGTCCACAAAGTTGTGGGTCATGAATGTCGTTCCGACCATTGCAGATGCTTCCACTTTAGGTGTAATTTATGAGCGAGGATTAATAGGCATGTATCACGACTG GTGTGAAGGGTTTTCTACTTACCCAAGGACATATGACCTCATACATGCTAATGATGTCTTCAGTTTATACCAGAACAA GTGTAAGTTCGAAGATATACTCCTGGAAATGGACCGGATCTTACGTCCAGAGGGGGCAGTTATAATCCGTGACAAGGTTGATGCTCTTGTAAAGGTGGAGAAAATAGCCAACGCCATGAGATGGAAAACGAGATTGGCCAACCATGAGAGTGGGCCTCATGTGTCTGAGAAGATACTCTTTGCAGTTAAGCAATACTGGGCTACCGAAAGCAAGAGCCACTAA